From Ascaphus truei isolate aAscTru1 chromosome 20, aAscTru1.hap1, whole genome shotgun sequence, one genomic window encodes:
- the LOC142471410 gene encoding olfactory receptor 1J4-like, translating to MQVKNQTAVSEFLLLGFQGLHKFRGFFFFLTLALYILTLSGNLLIVVLVSTSHYLHGAMYFFLGHLSLSDILLTTNIVPNMLRVILTERAAISFTGCLTQIYFDGLSAVAECYLLTVMSYDRYLAICHPLHYTSIMDLRLCSYLVILSWILSCTSQLIPVILISNLSFCGPNIIDHFFCDLAPFLDLSCSDTSVLELEVFMSCLPILLFPFVFIIVTYVYISLTILSISSNTGRQKAFSTCSSHLAVVSVYYGTLMALYMAPSKGQSLVAHKVLSLLYTVVTPLFNPIVYSLRNREIRAALWKFLNKIRLKTHF from the coding sequence ATGCAGGTGAAGAACCAGACAGCCGTTTCTGAATTCCTTCTGCTGGGATTCCAAGGTCTTCACAAGTTCCGtggcttctttttctttctgacCCTTGCGTTGTACATCCTAACACTATCTGGAAACCTGCTAATTGTTGTGCTGGTATCAACCAGCCACTACCTTCATGGTGCAATGTACTTTTTCCTTGGTCATCTCTCATTATCTGACATCTTGCTCACCACTAATATTGTCCCCAATATGTTACGTGTTATATTGACAGAGCGGGCTGCCATATCGTTTACTGGATGCTTAACCCAAATATATTTCGATGGGCTTTCAGCTGTAGCAGAATGTTACCTGCTTACTGTGATGTCTTATGATCGATACCTGGCCATCTGCCACCCATTGCATTATACCTCCATTATGGACCTCAGGCTCTGTTCTTACTTAGTGATATTATCATGGATATTAAGCTGTACGTCACAACTGATACCAGTTATTCTGATATCTAATTTAAGTTTCTGTGGTCCCAATATCATTGATCATTTCTTCTGTGATCTTGCTCCCTTTCTGGATCTTTCTTGTTCAGACACGTCAGTCCTGGAACTGGAGGTCTTCATGTCCTGCCTCCCTATACTCCTCTTTCCATTTGTGTTCATCATAGTAACGTATGTCTATATCTCCCTCACCATCCTCAGTATCTCTTCCAACACTGGCAGacagaaagccttctccacctgcagCTCCCACCTGGCCGTTGTGTCCGTATACTATGGGACATTGATGGCTCTGTATATGGCCCCATCCAAAGGACAATCATTGGTCGCACATAAGGTCCTCTCCCTTTTATATACTGTGGTGACCCCACTGTTTAACCCAATCGTATACAGTCTGAGGAATCGAGAGATCAGGGCTGCTCTGTGGAAATTTCTCAATAAAATAAGGCTAAAGACTCATTTTTAA
- the LOC142471411 gene encoding olfactory receptor 11A1-like, which produces MYFFLGHLSVSDILVITIIVPQMLPVILEEGAAIPLTSCITQFVFNGASVVAECFLLTVMSYDRYLAICNPLHYSSIMGARLCYTLVTLCWMLGFMLTLIVAWLVCELKFCGPNVIDHFFCEFDSLLALSCSDTSIVEIVVFVIAITIIIFPFVFILLTYVNISITILRIPTTTGKQKAFSTCSSHLAVVCMYYGTLIVKYIVPSRGQLRNVNKVLSMLYTVVTPLFNPIIYSLRNQEIRAALRKCIWMVIGR; this is translated from the coding sequence ATGTATTTTTTCCTCGGTCATTTGTCTGTATCTGACATATTGGTCATCACAATTATTGTCCCTCAAATGCTGCCGGTTATATTGGAAGAAGGGGCCGCCATCCCTCTCACAAGCTGCATAACACAGTTTGTCTTCAATGGTGCTTCAGTAGTTGCTGAATGCTTTCTGCTCACAGTGATGTCTTATGACCGATACTTGGCTATCTGTAACCCGTTGCATTACTCCAGTATTATGGGCGCCAGGCTATGCTATACCTTAGTTACTCTGTGTTGGATGTTAGGGTTTATGCTGACACTTATAGTAGCATGGCTGGTGTGTGAATTAAAATTCTGTGGCCCCAATGTCATTGACCATTTCTTCTGTGAGTTTGATTCTTTGTTAGCACTGTCATGTTCAGATACTTCCATTGTGGAAATAGTAGTGTTTGTGATAGCCATCACTATAATTATTTTCCCATTTGTGTTTATCCTATTAACATATGTTAATATCTCAATAACCATTCTCCGGATCCCCACCACCACCGGGAAacagaaagccttctccacctgcagctctcatctagcagttgtgtgtatgtattatggGACACTGATTGTAAAATACATAGTTCCCTCCAGAGGACAATTACGGAATGTAAACAAGGTCCTTTCTATGCTATACACGGTAGTGACTCCATTATTCAATCCCATAATATATAGCCTGAGGAATCAGGAGATCAGAGCAGCTCTGAGGAAATGTATCTGGATGGTGATAGGAAGATAA